The Salvia miltiorrhiza cultivar Shanhuang (shh) chromosome 1, IMPLAD_Smil_shh, whole genome shotgun sequence genome has a window encoding:
- the LOC131022769 gene encoding uncharacterized protein LOC131022769 isoform X2, translated as MDMADSLQEGSLSDRLGIPLIIGVDAIHGHNNAYNATIFPHNVGLGATRDPRLVERIGAATALEVRATGIPYTFAPCIAVCRDPRWGRCYESYSEDHRIVQEMTEIIPGLQGRLPAEHQRNFPYVNGRGKIAACAKHFVGDGGTIDGIDEYNTVIDWDGLRSIHMPAYLDSIRKGVATIMISYSSWNGKKMHTNYDLITGYLKNKLKFKGFVISDSEGLDRITTPPRANYTYSVEASIHAGIDMVMVPYTYLEFIEELTNLVKKGVISMSRIDDAVERILRVKFIMGLFEQPLSDRTMLRHLGSQEHRQLAREAVRKSLVLLKNGKDGSRPLLPLPRRARKVLVAGSHADDIGRQCGGWTMDWQGQSGSIIAGTTILGGVRDAVDQETEVVYIENPEKAVVASSNFSVAIVVVGEEPYAEYEGDNKELRLSEGCYRTISKVCGAVKCVVVVVSGRPVVMEPFVEEMDALVAAWLPGSEAGGVADVLFGEYGFSGKLPRTWFRRVEQLPMNEGDSDYDPLFALGFGLTTVPSHGVGVAAE; from the exons ATGGATATGGCAGACAGTCTTCAAGAGGGCTCCCTCTCTGATCGCCTCGGGATCCCTCTCATCATAGGCGTCGACGCAATTCACGGCCACAACAACGCCTACAACGCCACCATCTTCCCCCATAATGTTGGCCTTGGAGCTACTAG GGACCCGCGGCTCGTGGAGAGGATCGGAGCTGCAACTGCTCTCGAAGTTAGGGCTACCGGGATCCCCTACACGTTTGCACCTTGCATCGCG GTTTGTCGTGATCCGAGGTGGGGCCGTTGCTACGAGAGCTACAGCGAGGATCACAGGATCGTGCAGGAGATGACCGAGATCATACCTGGTTTGCAGGGCCGCCTGCCAGCTGAGCATCAAAGAAACTTCCCTTACGTGAATGGAag GGGTAAGATTGCGGCGTGTGCCAAGCACTTCGTGGGGGATGGAGGAACAATTGATGGGATTGATGAGTACAACACTGTGATAGACTGGGATGGCCTCAGGAGCATCCACATGCCTGCGTATCTCGACTCCATTAGAAAGGGCGTCGCCACAATCATGATCTCGTATTCCAGTTGGAATGGCAAGAAGATGCATACCAACTATGATCTCATCACTGGTTACCTCAAGAACAAGCTCAAGTTCAAA GGATTTGTGATCTCAGATTCGGAGGGGCTTGATCGCATCACAACTCCACCGCGTGCTAACTACACCTACTCTGTTGAAGCTTCTATTCATGCAGGAATAGACATGGTGATGGTTCCCTACACGTACCTCGAGTTCATCGAGGAGCTGACTAATCTGGTGAAGAAAGGGGTGATCTCAATGAGCAGGATTGATGATGCTGTTGAGAGGATTCTGAGAGTCAAGTTCATCATGGGCCTATTTGAGCAGCCATTGTCTGATCGTACGATGTTGAGGCATCTAGGAAGCCAG GAGCACAGACAGCTAGCTCGAGAAGCTGTGAGGAAATCACTAGTGCTGTTGAAGAATGGTAAGGATGGAAGCAGGCCTCTGCTTCCTCTGCCAAGGAGAGCACGGAAGGTGCTCGTTGCAGGCAGCCACGCAGACGACATTGGGAGGCAATGTGGAGGGTGGACTATGGATTGGCAAGGCCAATCTGGTAGCATCATAGCAG GTACCACCATTTTGGGTGGTGTGAGGGATGCTGTGGACCAAGAAACTGAAGTTGTATACATAGAGAATCCGGAGAAGGCGGTTGTTGCCTCGTCTAACTTCTCCGTGGCGATAGTGGTAGTGGGGGAGGAGCCTTATGCAGAATACGAGGGCGATAACAAGGAGTTGAGGCTGAGCGAGGGGTGTTATAGGACGATCTCTAAGGTGTGTGGGGCTGTGAAGTGTGTAGTGGTGGTTGTGTCGGGTCGGCCCGTTGTGATGGAGCCGTTTGTCGAGGAGATGGATGCGTTGGTGGCTGCTTGGCTCCCGGGGAGTGAGGCTGGGGGTGTGGCTGATGTTCTGTTTGGTGAGTATGGTTTTAGTGGCAAGTTGCCGCGTACTTGGTTCAGGCGGGTCGAGCAGCTGCCAATGAACGAGGGCGACTCGGATTATGATCCGTTGTTCGCGCTCGGATTCGGGCTCACAACCGTGCCGAGTCATGGAGTTGGAGTGGCAGCAGAGTGA
- the LOC131022769 gene encoding uncharacterized protein LOC131022769 isoform X1 — protein MVHLLLFYFLFAAAEAEHLTYNDPQQPLDARINDLMSRMTLAEKIGQMTQISKGVASPEIIKKHHIGSILITPGGEPSPHASAEAWMDMADSLQEGSLSDRLGIPLIIGVDAIHGHNNAYNATIFPHNVGLGATRDPRLVERIGAATALEVRATGIPYTFAPCIAVCRDPRWGRCYESYSEDHRIVQEMTEIIPGLQGRLPAEHQRNFPYVNGRGKIAACAKHFVGDGGTIDGIDEYNTVIDWDGLRSIHMPAYLDSIRKGVATIMISYSSWNGKKMHTNYDLITGYLKNKLKFKGFVISDSEGLDRITTPPRANYTYSVEASIHAGIDMVMVPYTYLEFIEELTNLVKKGVISMSRIDDAVERILRVKFIMGLFEQPLSDRTMLRHLGSQEHRQLAREAVRKSLVLLKNGKDGSRPLLPLPRRARKVLVAGSHADDIGRQCGGWTMDWQGQSGSIIAGTTILGGVRDAVDQETEVVYIENPEKAVVASSNFSVAIVVVGEEPYAEYEGDNKELRLSEGCYRTISKVCGAVKCVVVVVSGRPVVMEPFVEEMDALVAAWLPGSEAGGVADVLFGEYGFSGKLPRTWFRRVEQLPMNEGDSDYDPLFALGFGLTTVPSHGVGVAAE, from the exons ATGGTGCATTTGTTGCTGTTTTACTTCTTGTTTGCGGCTGCAGAGGCAGAGCATCTCACATACAATGACCCTCAGCAGCCATTAGACGCAAGAATCAATGATTTGATGAGTCGAATGACACTCGCGGAAAAAATAGGGCAGATGACACAGATTTCAAAAGGAGTAGCATCACCTGAGATCATCAAGAAGCACCACATTG GCAGCATCTTGATCACTCCAGGAGGCGAGCCGTCTCCACATGCCTCAGCAGAGGCATGGATGGATATGGCAGACAGTCTTCAAGAGGGCTCCCTCTCTGATCGCCTCGGGATCCCTCTCATCATAGGCGTCGACGCAATTCACGGCCACAACAACGCCTACAACGCCACCATCTTCCCCCATAATGTTGGCCTTGGAGCTACTAG GGACCCGCGGCTCGTGGAGAGGATCGGAGCTGCAACTGCTCTCGAAGTTAGGGCTACCGGGATCCCCTACACGTTTGCACCTTGCATCGCG GTTTGTCGTGATCCGAGGTGGGGCCGTTGCTACGAGAGCTACAGCGAGGATCACAGGATCGTGCAGGAGATGACCGAGATCATACCTGGTTTGCAGGGCCGCCTGCCAGCTGAGCATCAAAGAAACTTCCCTTACGTGAATGGAag GGGTAAGATTGCGGCGTGTGCCAAGCACTTCGTGGGGGATGGAGGAACAATTGATGGGATTGATGAGTACAACACTGTGATAGACTGGGATGGCCTCAGGAGCATCCACATGCCTGCGTATCTCGACTCCATTAGAAAGGGCGTCGCCACAATCATGATCTCGTATTCCAGTTGGAATGGCAAGAAGATGCATACCAACTATGATCTCATCACTGGTTACCTCAAGAACAAGCTCAAGTTCAAA GGATTTGTGATCTCAGATTCGGAGGGGCTTGATCGCATCACAACTCCACCGCGTGCTAACTACACCTACTCTGTTGAAGCTTCTATTCATGCAGGAATAGACATGGTGATGGTTCCCTACACGTACCTCGAGTTCATCGAGGAGCTGACTAATCTGGTGAAGAAAGGGGTGATCTCAATGAGCAGGATTGATGATGCTGTTGAGAGGATTCTGAGAGTCAAGTTCATCATGGGCCTATTTGAGCAGCCATTGTCTGATCGTACGATGTTGAGGCATCTAGGAAGCCAG GAGCACAGACAGCTAGCTCGAGAAGCTGTGAGGAAATCACTAGTGCTGTTGAAGAATGGTAAGGATGGAAGCAGGCCTCTGCTTCCTCTGCCAAGGAGAGCACGGAAGGTGCTCGTTGCAGGCAGCCACGCAGACGACATTGGGAGGCAATGTGGAGGGTGGACTATGGATTGGCAAGGCCAATCTGGTAGCATCATAGCAG GTACCACCATTTTGGGTGGTGTGAGGGATGCTGTGGACCAAGAAACTGAAGTTGTATACATAGAGAATCCGGAGAAGGCGGTTGTTGCCTCGTCTAACTTCTCCGTGGCGATAGTGGTAGTGGGGGAGGAGCCTTATGCAGAATACGAGGGCGATAACAAGGAGTTGAGGCTGAGCGAGGGGTGTTATAGGACGATCTCTAAGGTGTGTGGGGCTGTGAAGTGTGTAGTGGTGGTTGTGTCGGGTCGGCCCGTTGTGATGGAGCCGTTTGTCGAGGAGATGGATGCGTTGGTGGCTGCTTGGCTCCCGGGGAGTGAGGCTGGGGGTGTGGCTGATGTTCTGTTTGGTGAGTATGGTTTTAGTGGCAAGTTGCCGCGTACTTGGTTCAGGCGGGTCGAGCAGCTGCCAATGAACGAGGGCGACTCGGATTATGATCCGTTGTTCGCGCTCGGATTCGGGCTCACAACCGTGCCGAGTCATGGAGTTGGAGTGGCAGCAGAGTGA